In the genome of Paenarthrobacter ilicis, the window CCGAGGCGAAGTCCGGCGGGGTCAACGTCAGGCCCATGCAGAACATGATGACGCCCAGCAGGTAGGGAACGGCCACGCCCATGGGTTTGAAGACATCCGGAATCAGGAAGCCCACCACGCCGGCAAGCACCACCAGCAGCGGGAACACCGTGACGGCTACCCGGGCAATCCTGGCCTCGGCGGCGAGGGCAGGGTTCACGGGAGCCGCGGATTCATCATTCTTAGGGGGAGTGTTGGTTGCCTCAAGCATCCATCCATGCTCACACTTGCCGTGCGGGCAGGCGAGTTCATTACATTCGCTGACGTGTATATGTCAGGTGACCGTCAGGATCCCAGTTTCCCGGCCAAGCGCTCACGCATCCGGACGCTTGCCTGGTTGAGGCCAATGAACTCCACCTCGCGGCCATGGTTGCGGTACTTCTCCGTCACCGAATCCAGCACGGCAACTGTGGAGGCATCCCAGATATGCGAGCCGTGAAGGTCAATGATCACCCGATCTATGCCTTCGGAGGAATCCTTCGCATAGTCGAATTGCGTGTAGAGATCATTGGAGGACGCGAAGAAGAGCTCACCATCCACGGTGTAGGTTGCCACATGCTGGCCATTGAGCTCCAGCTCGGTCCGCTCAACGGTCGCGAAGTGCGCCACCCTCCGCGCGAAGAGAACCATGGCAGCCAGGACGCCGACGCCGACGCCCACCGCCAGGTTGTGCGTCGCCACCACTGCGGCAACGGTCAGCAGCATTACCGCCGTCTCCGATTTCGGCAGGCGCTTCAGGGTGGAAATCCGTACCGAGTGCCAATCAAAGGTGATGAGCGAAACGAAGATCATCACGGCTACCAGGGCGGCCATGGGGATCATCCCCACAACATCGCCCAACACCACCACCAACAACAGGAGGAATACACCCGCCAGGAAGGTGGAAAGGCGGCTGCGCGCTCCCGAGCCCTTGACGTTGATCATGGTTTGGCCGATCACCGCGCAACCACCCAGCCCACCCAGGAAGCCCGTCACGATGTTTGCCGCTCCCTGACCCCAGGAGACGCGTGTCTTGTTGGAACGGGTGTCCGTAATGTCGTCAACCAGTTTGGCTGTCATCAACGACTCAAGGAGGCCCACCAAAGCCATGGACAGGGCAAAGGGGGCAATGATCTGGAATGTCTCCAAGGTCAAGGGAACATGGGGCAGGAAGAACCCGGGAAGACTGTCCGGGAGTTCGCCTTTGTCGCTCACAGTCGGAACGTCGATGCCGCCCACTACGGTTACCAGCGTGATCAGCACGATGGCCACCAGCGGTGCGGGAATGGCAGTAGTCAGGCGCGGAAGCCCGAATACGATCACCAGTCCCACCACCACGATCGGATAGACCATCCACGGTACGTTGAACAGTTCCGGCATCTGGGACGTGAACACCAGAATGGCCAGGGCATTCACGAACCCGATCATCACGGAGCGCGGAATGAACCGCATCAACCTGGTCACGCCAAGGACAGCAAGGATGATCTGGAACACGCCGGCCAGGATGATCGTGGCAATCAGGTAATCGAGGCCGTGCTCCTTCATCACGGGAGCGATCACCAGCGCCACAGCCCCTGTGGCTGCCGAAATCATGGCGGGCCGTCCACCCACCAGGGCAGTGACCACGCCCATGGTGAAGGACGCGAAAAGCCCGATACGCGGATCCACCCCGGCAATCACGGAGAACGCGATTGCCTCCGGAATCAAAGCCAGAGCCACAACCAGCCCTGCCAGTGATTCCGTCAGCAGGCGTCTGGGTGACCGGAAAGTCACCCGCAGGGACATGAGTTGCTCGGGAGTCATGGGTCCTTAAGATGCACTCTTTTTACAGAGCAGTTTGGCGGTAGCGCTCAATCTGCTTAAGGCGCCGCTGGAGGCTGTCGCGCCGCGGGTGCGGAACGGCGTCGGGCGCCTCAGCGGTGAGGTCAATGTGTTCGGTTCCGTACTGCCACAACAGGAGATCATCCAGGAGGCGGTCCGGGCCGGGGGAGTAGCGGTGGTCCAAAGCCTTGCGGACCTCGGTGATCCGGTTGGCGCTGAGCAGTCCCGCCAGTTCCACGGTTTTGGTCAAACCGTGGGCGGCAAGCAGTTCAGCGGCCCAGCCCCAGTCATCATCAACTTTACGGTCAACGTGCGGCAAGAGGGTTCTCCAGACGTCACGGACCCGGTTGGGCGTGAGGGGCATGGCGCCTTCGCCGTGCAGATCCCAGTAGCCCCGGACTTCCTCGTAACGCTCATGAAGGTCAGCAAACGCGCTCTCAACGGTTTCCAACATGGCGGCCGTGGCTGTGAACTGACGGTCAAAATGAGGTGTCCAAGCGCGCGGATCCTCGGCCTTGAAGCGGATGTCGTGCTCAATTTCGCTCCACGCGTGCGCGAACACGGTGCGGATCTGGCATTCGAAGAAGTAGCTGCCGTTGGCCGGCATCTCCGGGTTGAAGGCGTGCTGGTACTCCTTGACCGTTTCGTTCTGGATGGTCCGCAGGATCAGGTGGCGGCTGGAATAGCCATAGGTACCGGACTCAATGGAGCCGATATCCTTCTCCCGGTCACCACGGCAATCGAAAAGCTGGCGCTGCCGCTTGATGATGTTGGCTACCGCCGCGTTCTCCGCGGGGAGCTTGGTGATGACGCGGATGCCCACCATGTCGTTCAACGTACGGAAGGGGTCCGGGAACTTCAAAAGGCGTGGGCCGCCGGGCTCCAGCGAATCCTCGGTCCGGGAAATCTTTTCCCGGAAGGACTCCACCGTTTTGGTGCGGCCGGTAACGAACAGCGGGGTGACCTCAGCGTCATTGAGCATGTCGCGGAGAGTGAGCAGGACATCCCGGGTAACCCGCTTCAGGGCGGGCCGGACGCGCTCGTAAAGCGCCACATTCGCATCCACTGCGTCGCGCTGATCCTGGTCCAGGAGGTCCCAATTGCTTGCCATGCCCCCAGCTTACGGTGCTGGTCCGACACTGAACCGGGACAACCGTCGTCGGGGTGCCTCTAGCCAAACCGACGGACCGTCAGGATAGGCTCAGTACAAAGGAGGGCGCAATGTTGCGGCACAAGTACAGCTACGGCGAACACCCCAGCCAATGGGGCGAACTCTTCATACCTGAACCGGGCAACGGCAACCACAGGGGTGCCACGGCCTCCGGCGGAGTGGCCGTTGTGATCCACGGGGGCTACTGGCGCTCTCAGTACGGCGCTGAACTTGGGGAGCCTTTGGCCCGGGACCTGGCCGCGCACGGCATCACTGCCTGGAACCTCGAGTACCGGCGTGCAGGCAACGGCGGTGGATGGCCCCACACGTTCGAGGACATTCTTGCCGGGATTGACCACCTTTCCACGATTGCCGGGGACCATGACCTCCAGCT includes:
- a CDS encoding SulP family inorganic anion transporter, which translates into the protein MTPEQLMSLRVTFRSPRRLLTESLAGLVVALALIPEAIAFSVIAGVDPRIGLFASFTMGVVTALVGGRPAMISAATGAVALVIAPVMKEHGLDYLIATIILAGVFQIILAVLGVTRLMRFIPRSVMIGFVNALAILVFTSQMPELFNVPWMVYPIVVVGLVIVFGLPRLTTAIPAPLVAIVLITLVTVVGGIDVPTVSDKGELPDSLPGFFLPHVPLTLETFQIIAPFALSMALVGLLESLMTAKLVDDITDTRSNKTRVSWGQGAANIVTGFLGGLGGCAVIGQTMINVKGSGARSRLSTFLAGVFLLLLVVVLGDVVGMIPMAALVAVMIFVSLITFDWHSVRISTLKRLPKSETAVMLLTVAAVVATHNLAVGVGVGVLAAMVLFARRVAHFATVERTELELNGQHVATYTVDGELFFASSNDLYTQFDYAKDSSEGIDRVIIDLHGSHIWDASTVAVLDSVTEKYRNHGREVEFIGLNQASVRMRERLAGKLGS
- a CDS encoding GTP pyrophosphokinase, with protein sequence MASNWDLLDQDQRDAVDANVALYERVRPALKRVTRDVLLTLRDMLNDAEVTPLFVTGRTKTVESFREKISRTEDSLEPGGPRLLKFPDPFRTLNDMVGIRVITKLPAENAAVANIIKRQRQLFDCRGDREKDIGSIESGTYGYSSRHLILRTIQNETVKEYQHAFNPEMPANGSYFFECQIRTVFAHAWSEIEHDIRFKAEDPRAWTPHFDRQFTATAAMLETVESAFADLHERYEEVRGYWDLHGEGAMPLTPNRVRDVWRTLLPHVDRKVDDDWGWAAELLAAHGLTKTVELAGLLSANRITEVRKALDHRYSPGPDRLLDDLLLWQYGTEHIDLTAEAPDAVPHPRRDSLQRRLKQIERYRQTAL